Proteins found in one Solitalea lacus genomic segment:
- a CDS encoding AI-2E family transporter has protein sequence MHSSNTNTSTILKYLQISVLVGLILYLGKALFIPLCFGLLIALILLPVCRLLEERHWPRSLAIALSLLILFILSSMLVWILVLEAQAFNESLPAFMEKMESLVNEVQQWLVIHWGITLDMQSNWLENMMDNISKNVGSFLSGTISSTLGMFFSMFITPVFTALFLYNRATFVKALELLTGDVFKEKLYFILDSTIKTYFNYVKGMIVVYIIVGVLNSIGLLLLGIEHAILFGMLTAIMTIIPYVGIIISSLLPISIAWLSTDSIWYPIGVIAIFSFVQYLEANLIFPMVVGAQLKINTWASLIAIIIGGIIWGASGMVLSLPILGILKLVSDHIEEWKPFNVLISK, from the coding sequence ATGCATTCATCCAATACTAATACATCTACTATACTGAAATACTTGCAGATAAGTGTATTAGTGGGTTTGATACTTTATTTAGGAAAAGCACTGTTTATACCGCTGTGCTTCGGGTTGTTAATTGCCCTCATTTTACTTCCAGTTTGTCGCCTGTTAGAAGAAAGACACTGGCCAAGAAGCTTGGCAATCGCTTTATCACTTCTAATTTTATTCATTTTGTCAAGCATGTTAGTATGGATATTGGTTTTGGAAGCTCAGGCATTTAATGAATCACTACCGGCATTTATGGAAAAAATGGAATCGCTTGTTAACGAGGTGCAACAATGGTTAGTTATTCATTGGGGCATTACTCTTGATATGCAAAGTAACTGGCTGGAGAATATGATGGATAATATCAGCAAAAACGTTGGGTCATTTTTAAGCGGAACAATTTCTTCAACTTTAGGAATGTTTTTTTCGATGTTCATTACTCCGGTGTTTACGGCTTTGTTTCTATACAACCGAGCTACCTTCGTTAAAGCGCTTGAGCTATTGACAGGTGATGTATTCAAAGAAAAGCTCTACTTTATTCTAGATAGCACAATTAAAACTTATTTTAATTATGTAAAAGGAATGATTGTAGTTTATATAATTGTGGGGGTATTGAACAGTATTGGTTTATTACTACTTGGCATAGAACATGCAATTCTTTTTGGTATGCTTACTGCAATTATGACCATTATACCTTATGTTGGGATAATTATAAGTTCATTATTGCCAATTTCAATAGCTTGGTTAAGCACTGATTCCATTTGGTATCCAATAGGTGTGATTGCCATTTTTTCATTTGTACAATACCTTGAAGCTAACTTGATATTTCCGATGGTAGTAGGGGCCCAATTAAAGATAAATACTTGGGCTTCATTAATTGCAATTATTATTGGAGGAATTATTTGGGGTGCCTCAGGTATGGTATTATCACTGCCAATTCTTGGAATTTTAAAGTTAGTTAGTGATCATATTGAAGAATGGAAACCCTTTAATGTTTTGATAAGTAAGTAG
- a CDS encoding DinB family protein translates to METLSVKDSRMYAIISLYDIHTKLYRNVIEGISDNDAHNRLNTKANHVAWLAGSLVNERLEMVNLFSGDSEKKLITKASYKLFEGYKGIQDNEIYPTLSDYRQDWETVTPVLKDLLENISTEKLNSLFEMPEMTIPYYELITYMAHREAYCIGQIGLWRRLLNYAPMKYQ, encoded by the coding sequence ATGGAAACTTTATCAGTTAAAGATAGCCGCATGTATGCCATTATTTCTTTGTATGACATACATACTAAACTCTATCGGAACGTTATTGAAGGTATTTCCGACAACGATGCGCACAACAGGTTAAACACCAAAGCAAATCATGTAGCTTGGCTAGCCGGAAGTTTGGTAAATGAAAGATTAGAGATGGTTAATTTATTTAGTGGAGATAGTGAAAAGAAGCTAATTACTAAGGCTTCATACAAACTATTTGAGGGCTATAAAGGAATTCAGGATAATGAAATTTATCCTACATTAAGTGATTATCGTCAAGATTGGGAAACCGTAACTCCTGTTTTGAAGGATTTACTGGAAAATATTTCTACGGAAAAATTGAACAGCTTGTTTGAGATGCCTGAAATGACAATACCTTATTATGAACTTATTACGTATATGGCTCATCGTGAAGCATATTGCATTGGCCAAATTGGATTATGGCGCAGACTTCTAAATTATGCTCCTATGAAATACCAATAA
- a CDS encoding endonuclease III domain-containing protein → MSANIDWVEAIKPLINKYKNKQHPLEYKNIYQLVVMVVLSAQDSDRNINNIAPKLFEAFPDMQSLSRANADALFPFISGVRNFGNKTKWLMELSQLIKEDNNIPLTLEELVKLPGIGRKSANVILREAGKPAEGVIVDLHVVRVAPRLGIASGTDPKKIEKQIMDTLPVELWDAGMAISFLGRELCRPTNPKCEQCLMNPVCNYYKNNR, encoded by the coding sequence ATGTCAGCAAATATCGACTGGGTTGAGGCGATTAAACCTTTAATCAATAAATACAAAAACAAACAACATCCACTTGAATATAAAAACATCTATCAGTTAGTGGTAATGGTTGTTCTATCTGCGCAAGACTCCGATAGGAATATCAATAATATTGCTCCAAAGCTATTTGAGGCTTTTCCTGATATGCAATCTTTATCAAGAGCCAATGCCGATGCATTGTTTCCATTTATCAGCGGGGTGCGCAATTTTGGCAATAAAACTAAATGGTTAATGGAACTTTCTCAGCTTATTAAAGAGGATAATAATATTCCATTAACCCTTGAGGAGTTGGTAAAATTGCCAGGAATTGGACGAAAATCTGCAAACGTAATATTGAGAGAAGCTGGCAAACCGGCTGAAGGTGTAATAGTTGATTTGCATGTTGTTCGAGTTGCGCCAAGGTTAGGAATTGCTTCAGGGACTGATCCAAAGAAAATTGAAAAGCAAATAATGGATACTCTTCCGGTTGAACTTTGGGATGCAGGGATGGCTATTTCTTTTTTAGGTAGAGAGTTATGTCGTCCTACTAATCCTAAATGTGAGCAGTGCCTAATGAACCCGGTTTGTAATTATTATAAAAACAACAGGTGA
- a CDS encoding Crp/Fnr family transcriptional regulator, translated as MTELTQYIKNIILSQQVNLSEEAWKDIQGIWKVENVKRKTILSEAGETERNLYFVTEGVQRVFYLDEQNREATLVFTYPYSFAGVLDSFLLQSPSKYYFETITASVLLKTTYEQFQAVQKKHPAFEMFNQKAVHYVLSGLLERMVELQSFSSEEKFKKLLNRSPHVLKHVPHKYLANYLGIDPTNFSKLMNTVKI; from the coding sequence ATGACTGAACTTACCCAGTATATTAAAAACATTATTTTAAGTCAGCAAGTAAATTTATCGGAAGAAGCTTGGAAGGATATTCAGGGAATTTGGAAAGTTGAAAACGTAAAACGGAAAACAATTTTATCAGAAGCTGGAGAAACGGAACGTAACCTTTATTTCGTAACAGAAGGTGTTCAGCGGGTATTTTATCTCGATGAGCAAAACAGGGAGGCAACATTGGTTTTTACTTATCCTTATTCCTTTGCCGGCGTTTTGGATTCATTCTTGCTTCAATCGCCATCAAAATACTATTTTGAAACTATAACTGCTTCAGTGTTATTAAAAACAACGTATGAACAATTTCAGGCGGTTCAAAAGAAGCATCCAGCCTTTGAAATGTTCAATCAAAAAGCTGTTCACTATGTTTTAAGTGGATTACTGGAACGAATGGTTGAGCTTCAGAGTTTCTCTTCAGAGGAAAAGTTTAAAAAACTACTTAATCGGAGTCCTCATGTCTTAAAGCACGTCCCTCATAAATATCTTGCCAATTACTTAGGCATCGATCCAACCAATTTTAGTAAACTAATGAATACGGTCAAAATTTAA
- a CDS encoding carbohydrate porin: MKLRLSKILLAYLFSLLANTSFSQTVTNKYFSVGSYGRIGVGFSPAIAGNVGRSLNLNGMGSIGGRMEEQDYLEMIGALHFAPKINDQKTQINIQTRLALYTTQGQFMGNVTSQSFGGITFSLPEMYAEATNIMGSKWSVWIGARLLRYNDIHIADHFYFDDHSSQGFGIQYKNTSLSLLFPGAVDTTSSLPPYFYLNIVNGTPTLGLRQRTVIIGEHEFKLNEKNTLKLLGEYHHLADATLEDKITPLNYPSDYGWVIGLKHIATLNTPIPGSFNQFAIRYGNRIANGGDGGGSKTWLTYGAPNLGTNNFHEAYSWALIEHIMFNPGNKFSINGYGLYTKSRGAADSLNKAPDYLGRSLFNRKTDFAVGVRTFVYLKDWFHLMNEISFASRKDGTQDAAQMIKFGIIPTFVPTAKRDPWARPHLRLVYTVAHYNDFAKNNLYSPYLQQIGNKSWGHYIGIKTEWWLY; encoded by the coding sequence ATGAAGTTACGTCTATCTAAAATTCTGCTTGCCTATTTATTTTCCCTTCTGGCAAATACCTCCTTTTCCCAAACAGTTACTAACAAATATTTTTCAGTGGGCAGCTATGGAAGAATAGGAGTTGGATTCTCCCCTGCAATTGCCGGGAATGTAGGCAGGTCACTCAATTTAAACGGAATGGGAAGTATCGGTGGTAGAATGGAAGAACAAGATTATTTGGAAATGATTGGTGCGCTACATTTCGCCCCTAAAATTAATGATCAAAAAACCCAAATAAATATTCAAACAAGATTAGCATTATACACCACCCAAGGACAGTTTATGGGAAATGTAACGAGTCAGAGCTTTGGTGGAATTACCTTTTCTTTACCCGAAATGTATGCAGAGGCAACTAACATTATGGGAAGCAAATGGTCAGTATGGATTGGAGCTCGGTTACTGCGTTATAATGATATTCACATTGCCGATCATTTTTATTTCGACGACCATTCATCACAAGGATTTGGCATTCAATATAAAAACACTTCCCTATCGTTGTTATTTCCCGGAGCTGTAGATACTACAAGTTCACTACCCCCCTATTTCTATTTAAACATTGTAAATGGCACTCCAACTTTAGGGCTAAGGCAGCGCACTGTCATAATTGGAGAACATGAATTTAAACTCAATGAAAAAAATACACTTAAGCTGTTAGGAGAATACCATCATTTAGCTGATGCAACACTTGAAGATAAAATAACACCACTAAACTATCCATCCGACTATGGTTGGGTTATCGGTCTCAAACATATCGCAACTTTGAATACACCCATCCCAGGTTCCTTTAATCAATTTGCCATACGTTATGGAAATAGAATTGCCAATGGAGGCGACGGTGGTGGCTCCAAAACCTGGCTTACCTATGGTGCTCCTAACTTGGGCACTAATAATTTTCATGAAGCTTATTCTTGGGCACTTATTGAACATATTATGTTTAATCCGGGAAATAAATTCTCTATTAACGGCTACGGACTTTATACCAAAAGCCGTGGGGCCGCCGATAGTCTCAATAAAGCCCCAGATTATTTGGGAAGATCACTGTTTAATCGTAAAACCGATTTTGCAGTTGGGGTTAGAACTTTTGTTTATTTAAAGGATTGGTTTCATTTAATGAATGAAATCAGTTTCGCCTCAAGAAAAGATGGAACACAAGATGCGGCACAAATGATAAAATTTGGAATAATTCCCACTTTCGTTCCTACGGCTAAGCGCGATCCATGGGCGCGTCCCCATTTACGATTGGTTTATACGGTAGCACATTATAATGATTTTGCTAAGAACAACTTATATTCACCCTACTTGCAACAGATCGGTAATAAAAGCTGGGGACATTACATTGGCATTAAAACCGAATGGTGGTTATATTAA
- a CDS encoding AraC family transcriptional regulator, which translates to MKPQLLKVAVNQTNSFSARHDTVPYMNNRWHYHSEVELIYFRQGNGTQFIGDSIKRFQSGDVVLVGAYLPHYWRFDDIYFEENSNITADVQVIHFCENFWGDQFLNLPENKLIKTTLDKAKRGIQINNKTKAGVGELINQILNTEGPKRIMLLIEALMNIGNSNQQTLSSIGFRHDFEQAENDRIHAIYDYSLTHFKRKIQLEEIANIANISPNSFCRYFKSRTTKTYSQFLNEIRVGSACKLLIENKINIKQICFESGFHNFASFHKHFKLITGKSPLSYQKEFLLKV; encoded by the coding sequence ATGAAACCGCAATTATTGAAAGTAGCCGTTAATCAAACCAACTCGTTTAGTGCCCGTCACGATACAGTACCCTACATGAATAATCGATGGCATTATCACTCAGAAGTTGAGCTCATTTATTTTAGACAAGGCAATGGTACTCAGTTTATAGGTGATAGTATAAAGCGTTTTCAGTCAGGAGATGTTGTGTTAGTAGGAGCATATCTTCCGCACTACTGGCGTTTTGATGATATATATTTTGAAGAAAACTCAAATATTACCGCAGATGTGCAGGTAATTCACTTTTGCGAAAACTTTTGGGGTGATCAATTCTTAAATCTGCCTGAAAATAAACTAATAAAAACAACCCTTGATAAGGCAAAGAGGGGAATTCAGATTAATAATAAAACTAAAGCGGGTGTTGGCGAACTCATTAACCAGATACTTAACACAGAGGGCCCAAAAAGAATTATGCTATTAATTGAAGCCTTGATGAACATTGGTAATAGTAACCAACAAACATTATCATCCATTGGTTTTCGTCATGATTTTGAACAGGCTGAAAATGACCGCATTCATGCCATTTATGATTACTCTCTGACTCATTTTAAACGCAAAATTCAACTGGAAGAAATTGCCAATATTGCCAATATTAGTCCTAATTCATTTTGCAGGTATTTTAAATCTAGAACCACCAAAACTTATTCTCAATTTTTAAATGAAATACGAGTTGGTTCGGCCTGTAAACTTTTGATTGAAAATAAAATCAATATAAAACAAATTTGTTTCGAAAGTGGGTTCCACAACTTTGCAAGTTTTCATAAGCATTTTAAGCTGATTACCGGAAAAAGTCCGTTAAGCTATCAGAAAGAGTTTCTGTTGAAGGTGTAG
- a CDS encoding L-rhamnose mutarotase → MLKRHCLALDLKPDESLIAEYEKYHEQVWPEILNSITSSGIERLEIYRIENRLFMILEANEQFSFEKKSAMDNNNPKVQEWETLMWNYQQALPTANPGQKWIEMRKIFQL, encoded by the coding sequence ATGTTAAAAAGACATTGTTTAGCTCTCGACCTGAAACCCGATGAATCCTTAATAGCTGAGTACGAAAAGTATCACGAACAGGTGTGGCCTGAAATTTTGAATAGCATCACTTCTTCAGGAATTGAGCGTTTGGAAATTTATCGTATCGAAAACCGATTGTTTATGATTTTGGAAGCTAACGAACAGTTTTCATTTGAGAAAAAGAGCGCAATGGATAATAATAATCCCAAAGTGCAGGAATGGGAAACATTAATGTGGAATTATCAGCAAGCATTACCAACCGCTAATCCTGGACAAAAATGGATTGAAATGAGAAAAATATTTCAACTATAA
- a CDS encoding sugar MFS transporter — MELSTQTLKVKSDTGSAKSFVLPLILVTSLFFLWGMAYGLLDVLNKHFQETLNITTARSTLLQAAYFGAYFLIALPAGLFMNKFGYKKGIILGLLLYAFGAFLFYPAAQQSSFNFFLLAVFILASGLTCLETAANPYVTVLGKPETSEFRLNLSQCFNGVGSFIGPIIGANLFFGTTNTGSLESVQLVYLLIAGVVLLIAALFFRTPLPEIKESEVVSSELQDKKPLFAHSNFTNAIIAQFFYVAAQVGIAALFINYCTKVGSGIDNTKASYLLSVAMILFTAGRFAGTGLMKVIAPNKLLTVYALINILLCGAVVWANDWLSVYSLMAIFFFESIMFPTIFALGIKDLGHHTKKGSSFIIMSIVGGALVPYVMGLLTDKYSIATAYVVPLACFIVVAWYGWNGYKIKLNNKTTEV; from the coding sequence ATGGAATTATCAACTCAAACCTTAAAAGTAAAAAGCGATACAGGAAGCGCAAAAAGCTTTGTTTTACCACTTATTTTGGTTACCAGCCTATTTTTTTTATGGGGCATGGCTTATGGATTATTAGATGTACTGAACAAACATTTTCAAGAAACGCTTAACATTACTACTGCCCGTTCAACCTTGTTACAAGCGGCCTATTTTGGAGCTTACTTTTTAATAGCACTACCTGCGGGTTTGTTTATGAATAAGTTTGGGTATAAAAAGGGAATTATTTTGGGCTTGTTATTGTATGCTTTTGGAGCATTTTTGTTTTACCCGGCAGCCCAGCAATCGAGTTTTAATTTCTTTTTGTTAGCAGTATTTATTTTAGCATCGGGTTTAACCTGCTTAGAAACAGCAGCAAACCCATATGTTACTGTTTTAGGAAAGCCAGAAACTTCTGAATTTCGCTTAAATCTTTCCCAGTGCTTTAACGGAGTAGGTTCATTTATCGGCCCAATTATAGGTGCAAATTTATTTTTTGGTACAACCAATACCGGCAGTCTGGAATCAGTGCAACTTGTTTATCTTCTAATTGCTGGAGTAGTGTTGTTAATTGCAGCATTGTTTTTCCGCACGCCGTTGCCTGAAATCAAGGAAAGTGAAGTTGTTTCTTCCGAGCTACAGGATAAAAAACCTTTGTTTGCACATTCTAATTTTACCAATGCAATAATTGCTCAGTTTTTCTATGTCGCTGCTCAAGTTGGTATTGCTGCTTTGTTTATCAACTATTGCACTAAAGTTGGAAGCGGAATCGATAACACTAAGGCTTCCTACTTGCTTTCGGTTGCTATGATTTTGTTTACCGCAGGCCGATTTGCGGGTACCGGTTTAATGAAAGTAATAGCTCCTAATAAGCTCCTAACAGTTTATGCTCTGATTAATATACTGCTTTGTGGTGCGGTGGTTTGGGCTAACGACTGGCTTTCGGTGTATTCGTTAATGGCAATTTTCTTTTTCGAGTCAATAATGTTCCCAACCATTTTTGCTTTAGGAATTAAGGATTTAGGTCATCATACCAAAAAAGGATCTTCTTTTATCATTATGTCGATCGTAGGAGGTGCTTTGGTTCCATATGTAATGGGACTTTTAACCGATAAATATTCAATAGCTACTGCCTATGTTGTTCCATTGGCTTGCTTTATTGTAGTGGCTTGGTATGGTTGGAATGGTTATAAAATTAAATTGAATAATAAAACTACTGAGGTTTAA